A section of the Pedobacter sp. HDW13 genome encodes:
- a CDS encoding glycoside hydrolase N-terminal domain-containing protein yields MKFKFLLGTLILAVTVQSNGWTQENNHTLWYNKPAEKWTDALPIGNGRLGAMLFAGTAEDHIQFNEETLWTGKPRDYNRKGAYKYLNDIRELLFKGKQKEAETLAQAEFMGRQSESGDRNTWVSQMKAGKGIEGNPALTSFDDKLWKSIKVPAFDGWETVGLANLDGAVWFRTSFDVPENWIGKDLVLDLNRVRDQDFTYINGQLVGNTDNTEPRKYTIPAKLVKKGKNIIAIQVLNYADKGGLVGYKDTSKNIGIYPVGADISQGVSLEKEWKYKIQDENPPAIPQYQASYQPFGDLNLYFRQSKSPVSHYKRSLDVSMAIAKTTFTIDGVNYQREYLASQPNQAIVIHLTADKPKAISFDAVLSSPHRKSSVKMLDKQTLSLSVQVKDGALKGESRLTTIVKKGTLKIVNNKISINQADEVTLYLTAGTNFINAQDVSGLPATANIKALNSLKVKTYAEIKQNHLKEYQQYYNKFEVSFGRSENEQLPTDERLAKFASSNDAAFAALYMQYGRYLLISSSRPGTQPANLQGIWNDLLTPPWGSKYTTNINLEMNYWPTEILNLSALNEPLFQKIKGLTKTGSETAKQYYNARGWVLHHNTDLWNGTAAINASNHGIWMTGGAWLSQHLWEHYQFSQDRKFLETEAYPAMKQAALFFVDFLVKDPKTGWLISTPSNSPENGGLVAGPTMDHQLIRSLFKNCIAAADVLHTDADFKKTLEEKLKQLAPNQIGKYSQLQEWLEDKDDTTNKHRHVSHLWGVYPGNDITWDSDTKMMQAAKQSLLYRGDDATGWSLAWKINFWARFKDGDHAMKLVKMLMKPANNGAGSYVNLFDAHPPFQIDGNFGGAAGIAEMILQSHQGYLDILPALPTAIPTGSIKGLQARGGFEVDLSWENGTLTSFMLKSKTGGDCTLHYKNQVVQLHTKAGETYKLNGDLKLL; encoded by the coding sequence TGTGGACCGGCAAGCCAAGAGATTACAACCGCAAGGGAGCCTATAAATATTTAAACGACATTAGAGAACTGCTTTTTAAAGGGAAGCAAAAAGAAGCCGAAACTCTTGCTCAGGCAGAATTTATGGGCCGGCAGAGCGAATCAGGCGACAGGAATACCTGGGTAAGTCAGATGAAAGCGGGGAAGGGCATTGAGGGAAACCCTGCATTAACCAGTTTTGATGATAAGCTTTGGAAAAGCATTAAAGTGCCTGCCTTTGATGGCTGGGAGACTGTGGGATTAGCCAATTTAGACGGAGCAGTTTGGTTTAGAACAAGTTTTGATGTTCCGGAGAATTGGATAGGAAAAGACCTCGTACTTGACCTCAACCGTGTTCGTGATCAGGATTTCACTTATATCAATGGTCAGTTGGTGGGCAACACCGATAACACCGAGCCCAGAAAATATACCATTCCAGCAAAACTGGTCAAAAAAGGCAAAAATATAATCGCCATCCAGGTACTCAATTATGCCGATAAAGGCGGATTGGTAGGTTATAAAGATACCAGCAAAAATATTGGAATTTATCCCGTTGGCGCTGACATTTCGCAAGGCGTTTCGCTGGAAAAGGAATGGAAATATAAAATACAGGACGAAAATCCGCCTGCTATACCGCAATATCAGGCAAGTTATCAGCCTTTTGGCGATTTAAATTTATACTTCAGGCAAAGCAAATCGCCGGTTAGCCATTATAAACGCTCGCTTGATGTGAGTATGGCGATTGCTAAAACCACTTTTACGATTGATGGTGTAAATTATCAGCGCGAATATCTGGCTAGTCAGCCTAACCAGGCCATTGTAATTCATTTAACGGCCGATAAACCCAAAGCCATTAGCTTTGATGCGGTGCTATCAAGTCCGCACCGTAAATCGTCGGTAAAGATGCTTGATAAGCAAACACTGTCTTTAAGCGTACAAGTAAAAGATGGAGCCTTGAAAGGGGAGAGCCGGCTAACGACCATCGTTAAAAAGGGAACTTTAAAAATCGTTAACAACAAGATCAGCATCAATCAGGCCGATGAAGTAACGCTCTATTTAACGGCTGGCACCAATTTTATTAATGCACAGGATGTTTCAGGTTTGCCTGCTACTGCCAATATTAAAGCATTAAACAGCCTGAAAGTAAAAACCTATGCTGAAATTAAACAAAACCACCTTAAAGAATACCAGCAGTACTACAACAAATTTGAGGTGAGTTTTGGACGTTCAGAAAATGAGCAGTTGCCAACGGATGAGCGCCTGGCCAAATTTGCAAGTTCAAATGATGCTGCATTTGCGGCTTTGTACATGCAGTATGGGAGGTATTTGTTAATTTCAAGTTCACGACCAGGTACACAGCCTGCTAATCTTCAGGGAATATGGAACGATTTATTAACCCCGCCATGGGGCAGTAAATATACCACCAACATTAACCTGGAAATGAATTATTGGCCAACAGAAATACTCAACCTTTCTGCTTTAAACGAGCCCTTATTCCAAAAAATTAAAGGATTAACCAAAACAGGTAGCGAAACGGCCAAACAATATTACAACGCGCGTGGTTGGGTTTTACACCACAACACCGATTTATGGAACGGAACCGCGGCTATAAACGCTTCTAACCACGGTATCTGGATGACAGGCGGGGCATGGTTAAGTCAGCATTTATGGGAACATTACCAGTTTAGTCAGGATCGCAAATTCCTGGAAACAGAAGCTTATCCTGCGATGAAACAGGCGGCTTTGTTTTTTGTAGATTTTCTGGTGAAGGACCCTAAAACTGGCTGGTTAATCAGCACGCCTTCCAATTCTCCTGAAAATGGTGGTTTAGTAGCAGGACCAACCATGGATCATCAGCTTATCAGATCGCTCTTTAAAAACTGTATCGCAGCTGCCGATGTGCTTCATACCGATGCCGATTTTAAAAAAACATTGGAGGAAAAACTAAAACAGCTGGCTCCCAACCAGATTGGCAAATATAGCCAGTTACAGGAATGGCTTGAAGATAAAGACGATACCACCAACAAGCATCGCCACGTTTCGCATTTATGGGGTGTTTATCCAGGTAACGACATTACCTGGGATAGTGATACCAAAATGATGCAGGCGGCAAAGCAATCGCTGTTATATCGCGGAGACGATGCTACAGGCTGGAGTTTGGCCTGGAAAATAAACTTTTGGGCCCGGTTTAAAGATGGCGACCACGCCATGAAACTCGTAAAAATGCTAATGAAACCGGCCAACAACGGTGCGGGGTCGTATGTAAACCTTTTCGATGCACACCCGCCATTTCAGATCGATGGCAATTTTGGCGGCGCTGCAGGCATAGCTGAAATGATTTTACAAAGTCATCAGGGTTATCTGGATATTTTGCCGGCCTTACCAACAGCTATACCTACGGGCAGCATTAAAGGCTTACAAGCCAGAGGTGGTTTTGAGGTGGATTTGAGCTGGGAGAACGGCACATTAACTTCATTCATGCTTAAATCTAAAACCGGTGGAGATTGCACGCTGCATTACAAAAACCAGGTTGTGCAACTGCATACCAAAGCAGGCGAAACCTATAAACTGAACGGAGATTTGAAACTGCTGTAA
- a CDS encoding malectin domain-containing carbohydrate-binding protein → MSKHFFILLILWNINFAKAQIRKDISLNTNWLTVADEKSSTAFDGFQAFTYQTRNWKKVNVPHTWDQYEGYQRKLHGNKHGYAWYRKTFKTNEIKQGKRFFLYFEGVGSYATVWLNGQKVGYHAGGRTTFTLDVTAAIKLNNSENILAVRADHPANIQDLPWVDGGCSTERGFSEGSQPMGIFRPVHLIVTNEVRVMPFGVHIWNDNQVSEKAAVLNFTTTLKNYSSKNRFVTVSNTLLDASGKVVQVLRRNVNLVAGKEIDVAQKTATIVNPKLWSLENPYRYTLKTIIIENGKILDEQLTPYGIRWVSWPIGEQASQKVFLLNGKPVFINGIAEYEHLIGQSHAFSPEQIRSRVMQIKAAGFNAFRDAHQPHNLLYSDYWDKEGILCWTQMAAHIWYDTPEFRKNFKTLLTDWVKERRNSPAVVLWGLENESTLPEDFARECTELIRKLDPTASSQRKVTTCNGGKGTDWDVPQNWTGTYGGNPLTYDEDLQRQVLVGEYGAWRTIDLHDVDAAGKGYTENKMTDLMETKVRLAESVKDKTAGHFFWLYSSHDNPGRVQGGEGLRDLDRIGPVNYKGMFTPWEEPTDVFYMFRANYAPKATQPMAYIVSHTWPNRWSKAGVKDSVVVYSNCDEVELFNDINGHSLGKRKRGAIGMHFQWDKPDVQYNVLYAVGYVNGKAVAKDQIVLQNLPQSPNFNLLVSEKQITRPEKNYHYVYRMNCGGDDYIDTNGNKWSADRNLTANNCFGSSSWTKDFPGVPTFFASQRRTFQPIAGTSDWKLFQTFRYGRDRLKYYFPLPDGEYFVELYFVEPWLGIGGGLDAKGMRLFDVALNGKTVIQDLDIWKEAGSNALLKKTIKTTVKGGALTINFPEVKVGQAVISAIAIASLNPNIKPAPASPSLLTKIKNAELHNWLDIGEEQFIGENTGFTNLPSNLFGAEWLKASRGQESIEFTATDTVDTFVALNRNSSVPQGFEDTKTALTNSKAETYQLYRKRLNPRERIIFDSRTATVFVLPVTHLQPAYDLKSTITYKATDAALKGSNIAKEELMGKERVTFKANTDAVLTWHIAVGVADTYSLTIKYHNPFEQVLKAKLKFLSADGTLMKTEQVEFAPTKAGKWNYYSTNTGSMINAGAYQLRIVATETKGLSIDALDVQ, encoded by the coding sequence ATGTCGAAACATTTCTTCATTTTATTGATCTTATGGAATATAAACTTTGCTAAAGCCCAAATCCGCAAAGATATTTCCTTAAACACCAATTGGCTTACGGTTGCCGACGAGAAAAGCAGCACTGCTTTTGATGGCTTTCAGGCGTTTACCTATCAAACTAGAAACTGGAAAAAAGTTAATGTGCCGCATACCTGGGATCAGTACGAAGGCTACCAACGCAAACTGCATGGCAACAAGCATGGCTATGCCTGGTACCGCAAAACATTCAAAACTAATGAAATTAAACAAGGTAAGCGGTTCTTTTTATATTTTGAGGGTGTGGGTTCTTATGCAACAGTTTGGCTTAATGGTCAAAAAGTAGGCTACCATGCTGGAGGCAGAACAACATTTACGCTCGATGTTACGGCGGCAATTAAACTCAATAACAGTGAAAATATATTGGCAGTAAGAGCCGATCATCCAGCCAATATCCAGGATTTACCCTGGGTTGATGGTGGTTGTTCTACCGAACGTGGCTTTTCAGAAGGCTCGCAACCCATGGGCATTTTTAGGCCGGTACATTTGATTGTTACCAACGAAGTGCGTGTAATGCCTTTTGGCGTACACATCTGGAACGACAATCAAGTTTCGGAAAAAGCGGCTGTTTTAAACTTCACCACTACCTTAAAAAATTACAGTTCCAAAAACAGGTTCGTCACAGTTTCCAACACCTTGCTTGATGCCTCCGGAAAAGTGGTACAGGTATTAAGACGCAATGTTAATCTCGTGGCAGGAAAGGAAATAGATGTGGCGCAAAAAACCGCTACCATTGTTAACCCTAAACTGTGGTCGCTTGAAAATCCCTATCGCTATACTTTAAAAACAATAATTATTGAAAATGGCAAGATACTCGATGAACAATTAACGCCTTATGGCATTCGTTGGGTTAGCTGGCCTATAGGCGAACAGGCCAGTCAAAAGGTATTTCTATTAAACGGAAAGCCTGTTTTTATCAATGGAATTGCCGAATATGAGCATTTAATTGGTCAGAGCCATGCTTTTAGCCCTGAGCAGATCCGTTCGCGGGTGATGCAGATTAAAGCGGCCGGTTTTAATGCTTTCCGCGATGCGCACCAGCCGCACAATTTACTGTACTCAGATTACTGGGATAAGGAAGGGATTTTGTGCTGGACACAAATGGCAGCTCATATATGGTACGATACGCCTGAGTTTAGAAAAAATTTCAAAACACTCTTAACCGATTGGGTAAAAGAAAGACGGAACAGTCCGGCAGTGGTTTTATGGGGATTGGAAAACGAAAGTACCTTGCCCGAAGATTTTGCCCGCGAGTGCACCGAATTAATCCGCAAACTCGATCCAACAGCTTCATCGCAAAGAAAGGTAACCACCTGCAATGGCGGTAAAGGCACCGATTGGGATGTGCCCCAAAACTGGACAGGCACTTATGGCGGCAATCCTTTAACTTATGACGAAGATTTGCAAAGACAGGTTTTAGTAGGCGAGTATGGTGCCTGGCGAACCATTGATCTGCATGATGTTGATGCGGCTGGTAAAGGTTATACCGAAAACAAAATGACAGATTTAATGGAAACCAAAGTACGCCTTGCCGAGTCGGTGAAAGATAAAACAGCTGGTCATTTTTTCTGGTTGTACAGTTCTCACGATAATCCGGGACGGGTTCAGGGTGGCGAGGGGCTTCGCGATTTAGATCGGATTGGTCCGGTAAATTACAAAGGCATGTTTACCCCCTGGGAAGAACCTACCGATGTTTTTTACATGTTTAGGGCTAATTATGCGCCAAAAGCAACACAACCAATGGCTTACATTGTATCGCATACCTGGCCAAACCGCTGGAGCAAAGCCGGTGTAAAAGATAGTGTAGTGGTATACTCGAACTGTGATGAAGTTGAGCTTTTTAACGACATTAACGGCCATTCACTAGGCAAAAGAAAACGTGGTGCCATAGGTATGCATTTCCAATGGGATAAGCCTGATGTTCAATACAATGTGTTATACGCTGTGGGGTATGTTAACGGGAAAGCAGTAGCTAAAGATCAGATCGTTTTGCAGAATTTACCCCAAAGCCCGAATTTCAACTTGCTGGTTAGCGAGAAGCAAATTACAAGACCAGAAAAAAACTATCATTATGTTTACCGAATGAATTGTGGTGGCGATGATTATATCGACACTAATGGCAATAAATGGTCGGCCGACAGGAATTTAACGGCGAACAACTGTTTTGGATCAAGCTCCTGGACAAAAGATTTCCCGGGTGTACCCACTTTTTTTGCCAGTCAGCGCCGTACTTTTCAACCCATAGCCGGTACATCCGACTGGAAATTATTTCAAACTTTCAGATATGGCCGCGATCGGCTGAAATATTACTTCCCATTGCCTGATGGCGAATATTTTGTCGAACTTTACTTTGTAGAACCCTGGTTAGGCATTGGCGGAGGCTTAGATGCGAAAGGAATGCGCTTATTCGATGTAGCTTTAAACGGTAAAACGGTAATACAGGATTTAGACATTTGGAAAGAAGCCGGCAGCAATGCTTTGTTGAAGAAAACTATCAAAACTACAGTTAAGGGTGGCGCACTAACTATCAATTTTCCGGAGGTAAAAGTTGGGCAGGCAGTTATTTCGGCTATAGCCATTGCCAGCTTAAACCCGAACATTAAGCCTGCGCCAGCAAGCCCATCGCTTTTAACTAAAATAAAAAACGCAGAGCTGCATAACTGGCTCGATATAGGCGAGGAGCAGTTTATCGGAGAAAATACAGGTTTTACCAATTTGCCATCCAATTTGTTTGGTGCCGAATGGCTTAAAGCTTCTCGTGGACAGGAGAGTATCGAATTTACCGCAACAGATACGGTAGACACTTTTGTGGCATTGAACCGCAACAGCAGTGTGCCGCAAGGTTTCGAAGATACCAAAACCGCATTAACCAATAGTAAGGCAGAAACCTACCAACTGTATCGCAAAAGGCTTAATCCACGGGAACGAATTATTTTTGATAGCCGCACAGCAACTGTTTTCGTTTTACCTGTTACCCATTTACAACCCGCTTACGATTTAAAAAGCACCATAACCTACAAAGCAACTGATGCCGCATTAAAAGGTAGCAACATTGCAAAAGAAGAACTGATGGGCAAAGAACGGGTAACTTTTAAAGCCAATACTGATGCCGTTTTAACCTGGCATATTGCTGTAGGTGTTGCCGATACTTACTCTTTAACCATTAAATACCACAATCCGTTTGAACAGGTGCTGAAAGCAAAACTCAAATTTTTATCGGCAGATGGAACTTTAATGAAAACAGAACAGGTAGAATTTGCACCAACCAAGGCTGGTAAATGGAACTATTACAGTACCAATACCGGCAGTATGATTAATGCGGGCGCCTATCAATTGAGAATTGTTGCTACCGAAACCAAAGGGCTCAGTATCGACGCTTTAGATGTTCAATAA
- a CDS encoding sodium:solute symporter yields MKGLPIFDLAIIAIYLVGMILVGVYFSRKNKNAEQFTKASGLIPGWAIGLSIYATFLSSNTFLGVPGKAFGGNWNAFVFSISMPLAAWVASKYFVPFYRNTGEISAYTHLEKRFGAWARVYAVVCFLLTQLARMGSIFFGIALSLQALTGYSMQLIMIVMGICIIVYTVLGGIEAVIWTEVVQAIVKTFGALLILYLIISNMPGGVAKIVEIGKTANKFSLGSFKPDFISSSFWVVLLYGFFINLNNFGMDQNYIQRYHTASSSKAASKSIWLCVWLYIPASLLFFIIGSCLFAYYEINPELVQSIKHQVAVERLSLHASAAEILKVQNALQPADYGDKIMPHFMVTKIPVGLVGLIVSAILSAAMSTISSGMNASATVFSVDIYKRYFKPAISEKQNLSLLHIATVAFGLLGMIAGIAMIGVKSILDVWWELSGIFAAGMLGLFLLGIISRQTKNHEAITATIIGIAVIIWMTFSSLLPPEYEAFRNPLHKNMIIVTGTLTIFLTGLFLTKIKNRKIKTASQAPVKV; encoded by the coding sequence ATGAAGGGTCTACCTATATTCGATCTTGCGATTATCGCCATTTATCTGGTTGGAATGATATTAGTTGGTGTTTATTTTTCGAGGAAAAATAAAAATGCCGAGCAATTTACAAAAGCTTCGGGCCTCATTCCCGGATGGGCAATAGGTTTATCTATTTATGCAACGTTTTTAAGCAGCAACACCTTTTTAGGAGTACCCGGAAAAGCTTTTGGCGGTAACTGGAATGCTTTTGTATTTAGCATTTCTATGCCCCTGGCCGCATGGGTAGCCTCCAAATATTTTGTACCCTTTTACAGAAATACAGGAGAAATATCGGCTTATACCCACCTCGAAAAGCGCTTTGGTGCCTGGGCGAGAGTATATGCAGTAGTATGCTTCCTGTTGACGCAACTGGCACGGATGGGCTCCATTTTTTTCGGTATTGCACTGAGTTTACAGGCTTTAACCGGCTACTCGATGCAGCTGATTATGATTGTAATGGGGATCTGTATCATTGTTTATACCGTTTTAGGAGGAATTGAAGCGGTAATATGGACAGAAGTAGTACAAGCCATTGTGAAAACATTTGGCGCGCTGCTCATCCTTTATCTGATCATCAGCAATATGCCAGGCGGGGTAGCTAAAATTGTAGAGATTGGAAAAACGGCCAACAAATTTAGTCTGGGTAGTTTCAAACCCGATTTTATCAGTTCGTCGTTTTGGGTGGTACTGCTTTATGGTTTTTTCATTAACCTGAACAATTTCGGTATGGACCAGAACTACATTCAACGCTACCATACCGCTTCATCAAGCAAGGCGGCATCGAAATCAATCTGGTTGTGTGTGTGGTTATATATTCCGGCATCCTTATTATTCTTTATTATAGGATCTTGCTTATTCGCCTATTACGAAATTAACCCGGAGTTGGTTCAATCCATTAAACACCAGGTAGCGGTAGAACGCTTGTCCTTACATGCTTCTGCAGCTGAAATATTGAAAGTACAAAATGCATTACAGCCTGCAGATTACGGGGATAAAATTATGCCGCATTTTATGGTAACTAAAATACCTGTAGGTTTAGTGGGCTTAATTGTTTCGGCCATTTTATCGGCAGCCATGAGTACCATCAGTTCGGGCATGAATGCTTCGGCAACGGTATTTTCTGTCGATATTTATAAAAGGTATTTTAAACCTGCAATTAGCGAAAAGCAAAACTTATCGCTTTTACACATCGCAACAGTAGCTTTTGGCTTGCTGGGCATGATTGCCGGTATTGCCATGATTGGGGTAAAAAGCATACTGGATGTGTGGTGGGAGCTATCTGGCATATTTGCTGCCGGTATGCTGGGCTTGTTTTTACTGGGTATTATCAGCAGGCAAACCAAAAACCATGAGGCCATAACCGCAACCATTATCGGCATAGCCGTAATTATATGGATGACATTTTCTTCACTTCTTCCTCCGGAATATGAAGCTTTTAGAAATCCGCTGCATAAAAACATGATTATCGTAACCGGTACTTTAACCATTTTTTTAACAGGGCTTTTCCTGACGAAAATTAAAAACAGAAAAATTAAAACGGCCAGCCAGGCCCCGGTTAAGGTCTAA
- a CDS encoding dihydrodipicolinate synthase family protein codes for MENSQKGFIPVMLTPFLSNGNIDYPALTQLTEIYLQAGSSGLFANCLSSEMFELTDKERIQAIKHVVKVVNGAVPVVATGTFGGPISKQADFVKEVSDTGVEAVIAITSLLADENENDTIFNDRVFDLLKQTNDIPLGFYECPVPYKRVIKPEQLADFVATGRVIYHKDTSLDIEAIKQKIKLTDGNAFGLYDAYVVHAVASLKAGSAGLSCIQGNYFPELIVWLCDHYNDEAVKDEVQKVQQFLIDNMDVMHNVYPVVSKYFLQKRGLNISTFTRRNVGTFTPNVVKEVEKLFDDYTALRCDLNIEVFI; via the coding sequence ATGGAAAACTCACAAAAAGGGTTCATCCCGGTTATGCTTACGCCTTTTTTAAGCAACGGAAATATCGATTATCCGGCACTTACCCAGCTTACAGAAATTTATTTGCAGGCTGGGTCGTCGGGTTTATTTGCCAATTGCCTTTCGAGCGAAATGTTCGAATTAACAGATAAGGAGCGTATTCAGGCAATAAAACATGTCGTAAAAGTGGTTAATGGTGCGGTACCGGTGGTGGCTACCGGCACCTTTGGTGGCCCCATTTCCAAACAAGCGGATTTTGTAAAAGAAGTGAGCGACACCGGCGTTGAAGCAGTTATTGCCATAACTAGTTTACTGGCCGATGAAAACGAAAACGATACCATTTTTAACGATCGTGTTTTCGATCTGTTAAAACAAACCAACGATATCCCTTTGGGTTTTTACGAATGTCCAGTGCCTTACAAAAGAGTAATAAAACCCGAACAACTTGCTGATTTTGTTGCTACAGGTCGTGTAATTTACCATAAAGATACTTCGCTCGATATTGAAGCCATTAAGCAAAAAATAAAACTGACCGACGGTAACGCTTTTGGACTTTATGATGCTTATGTGGTACATGCCGTAGCATCTTTAAAGGCAGGTTCTGCTGGTTTATCTTGTATTCAGGGCAATTATTTCCCAGAGTTGATTGTGTGGCTTTGCGATCACTATAACGATGAAGCCGTTAAAGATGAAGTACAAAAAGTACAACAGTTTTTAATTGATAACATGGATGTGATGCACAACGTTTATCCGGTAGTTTCTAAATATTTCCTGCAAAAACGTGGCTTAAACATCTCTACATTTACCCGTAGAAACGTAGGCACCTTTACACCAAATGTGGTTAAAGAAGTAGAAAAATTGTTTGATGATTATACTGCCTTAAGATGTGATTTAAATATTGAGGTGTTCATATAA
- a CDS encoding AraC family transcriptional regulator, with protein sequence MKPHFHKVPITLQSSFSIRHDIKPDFGNIWHYHPELELHYVIKGEGVRFIGDNISNFVPDEMVLLGENLPHTWRCKDEYFQNNPDLTTEAMVIHFLPDCLGKYMLTLPEAYLIPKLFEKAKSGMVIKGKAKDKLIDLMRAAVDATNLDRIIILLSILKTLAETDEYSTIVTSKNTFYQSNESETLRINKICNYTLSNYKKDITLEEVASLSNLSVTSFCRYFKLMTKKTFYDFLIEIRVSHACRFLIENKLPTEMICFDCGFNNVSNFYRHFKKVTGMTPLDYKRKYLN encoded by the coding sequence ATGAAACCTCATTTTCATAAAGTTCCCATTACCCTGCAAAGTTCTTTCAGTATCCGTCACGATATTAAACCCGATTTCGGCAACATCTGGCATTACCATCCGGAGCTGGAATTACACTATGTGATTAAGGGTGAAGGTGTGCGTTTTATCGGCGATAACATCAGTAATTTTGTGCCTGATGAAATGGTATTGCTAGGTGAAAACCTACCCCACACCTGGCGCTGCAAGGATGAGTATTTTCAGAACAACCCCGATTTAACTACTGAGGCAATGGTGATCCACTTTCTCCCCGATTGTTTGGGCAAGTACATGCTCACTTTACCAGAGGCTTACCTGATTCCGAAACTATTTGAAAAGGCAAAAAGCGGAATGGTAATTAAAGGAAAGGCGAAGGATAAACTGATTGATTTAATGCGCGCCGCAGTAGATGCTACTAATCTTGACCGGATTATTATCCTGTTATCGATTTTAAAAACATTGGCCGAAACTGATGAGTATTCGACCATTGTAACGAGTAAAAATACTTTTTACCAGAGCAATGAGTCTGAAACATTGCGCATTAATAAGATTTGCAATTATACCTTGAGTAATTATAAAAAGGATATCACTTTAGAAGAAGTGGCTTCCTTAAGCAATTTGAGCGTGACTTCTTTTTGTCGTTACTTCAAGCTGATGACTAAAAAGACTTTCTACGATTTTCTGATCGAAATCAGGGTGAGTCATGCCTGCCGCTTCTTAATCGAAAATAAATTGCCAACTGAGATGATTTGCTTCGATTGCGGTTTCAATAATGTTTCTAATTTTTACAGGCACTTTAAAAAAGTAACCGGAATGACCCCACTCGATTATAAAAGGAAGTATTTGAATTAA